The Pogona vitticeps strain Pit_001003342236 chromosome 7, PviZW2.1, whole genome shotgun sequence genome segment aatgcattttatttttaaaaaacattcattACTTTTATTGCTCACTCACGTTCTATTGACTGGGGCTCCTGTTTCTTGATGAGGAGCAGAAGCACTGAGAAATGCAGCTTCTGACCTGACACAGCCATCCCAGCTCCTCCAAGAGGACCCAGACCAAGTGTGGCCAGGATGCAACCTCAGCGTGTTTTTTCCAGCCAGACTGGTCATCAGATGGGCAGGATGAGAACTCACCTCGGAAATGCACAGCGTTGAGCAGGACCATCACGACACTGGCAGGCAGCTCAGAGAGCATGGAGGGAATTTGCCCATTGGTCGCTTCCTTCACCCAGTTGTTGATGGCTTTTAGGTCGGCCTCGGTGTTTCCGGACAAGGTGGCCGGCTTGGCCCCGTAGAACCTCTCCGAGTCTTCTAGGAATGTCTCTTTGATGGGGAATCCTGGGAGGGGCTCAGCACAATAATCAACAGCTTCTTCAGCAAGTGAGGCTCGGTGTGGCCAGACTGACTCTGCCCCAGAAGATTGACCCAGTGGAGCCTAGTAATTTCCCAATCCGGTGGAGTTAGGAACCCCCCAACACACCGGGTTTAGTTTCTGGGAGAGATTCCAGGCCTCTGGACTCTTCTGCCCAACCCTCTATCACTTTGCGGCGTGTTGTCATCTTCATTTGTGGGCATTTAGCTGCCCCTAATTTAAGAATGACTCCAtatcatttctctctccctctccctcccacctccagCCCTTGATCTTTTGACGGGCGAGACGCCTTGCCAACAGTGTCCTCTCGTTAGCAGTCAAGAGGCCTTGGGCACCTTCAAGACGAACAAGTCTGGTTTAGCATCCACTTCTGGGGACTCAGGGCAATTGCCTTAGAGGCCCCTGAAAAGGTCTACATACGTAGGGGCTGCAGGCTCCCAGGGGCCTTGGGGACTAACGCAGTGGGCTACAGCTCCGGGACATCATCCTCTTGAAATAGTTCATTTCTAGGGCTTgttttgttcttctctctctctctcctccccctggcccctctcttccttcctcccttcctccctctctgtgATGAAACTAGGGCTCACAGTACCAAAGGATGAGAATATCTCATTATTAGGGCAATcatataaatctctctctctctcctgttcctGGAGTGTGTGGGAGAGGaggtgggttttccaggtaaggaTGGATTGTTGCAAGCTACACCTTTGTAATGCGGAGTATCCTGAGGGGTCTTGCATGAGCCCTTAAAATGCATTGGTCTTACCAAGACCAGCTCTTGGTGCAGAGGAAAGGGGCCGATCCACATCGGGACCTGCTGGTTCAAACCGTACTGGTGTGCACAGCATGGGCGGCAACAGAAAACCACCCTCCCTGCCATCTGAATCCAGATTGGCCCCAGGAGTTGCTCTTTGTGGAGGGAGGTGCCGCCACTCAGCTCCGCCATCCCACCCAGTTCAACCATGAGCCTCGGGCACGGAAGCACCCATAATACTTCCGCTTGTACAAGGACTGGCCTATTTCACCGCCACTCCCCTGCCCAAACCTGTCACCTTTTTTCAGGTAGAGCCGGCCAGCTAAGCTGAGGGCCGTGTTTCTGAGATGCTGGGAAATCCTGCGCAGGGCCTGGTGGAGGCAAGGCACCGACTCGGCGTGCAGCGCCCCCAGCAGCTGCTTCTCCGTCTGGTTCGCCGCTCCTGAAAGAGAGCCACAAGAGGGGCTGAAGACCTGTCGGGACCTGCGTTTGGGCCGTCTCTCGCCTGGCGGTCAGCCCAACCTTGGAAGCTGGACTTCCACGGTGTACCCTGGAGGGAAGGTTTTGAAAGAGGCCACCGTCCTTCCCTCCTGGCATCAGCCACTGAAGCCCAGCAGTCGATGGCTGTGGCCGGCTGCTGCCTCAAGATACCCCACCCGCTGGGGCCGCAGAGAGTCAGAAGCGACCGGACGGCCCGGAAGAAGGGGAAGAGCCCGGAGTGCCTGCCTCGAAGGGCTGTGAAACAGGCCGAGGTGGCCTTCGCCCTTCCCCGCTCCAGAAGCCGGACCTGCTGAGGCTGTGAGCTCCAGCGCGGTCTCCCCTTTGGATCCGGTCCAAAGAAGAGGGGCTGGCCTCGGCCATGCCGCCTCAGAGGACTGGGGCATCTACTGACCTAGAGACAGGTGGGCCAGCGCCAGGCTGACGCtgaggggagagaagaagaggtTGCCGTGGGGGTCCTCCAGCTCCATCTCTTTCAGGAGATCGGTCCCCAACCTCAGCATGCCCTGAGCTATCTGGGCCATCCTCTCGGGGGGGATGTCCCGGTCACAGCCTGTCCCGCCGGGGACGCCCTCCACGGCCTCGGAAGAGTTTTGGGGCAACCCTTGCCCGTCAGGGGTCCCGTTGGCAGCCGCCGAAGCCTCGCCCCCTGCAGTGGGTGCCTCGCTGGAGACATTGGGGGGCAGCCCCACGGAGCCCAGCATGTTCTCTTGGGGCTCGGGCTCCAACCCAGGGGCGGCAGCGGCGGCCTGGAGTGGCTCTGGGCTGGGCAGGATAAGATCCTTTTCTGCGGGCTCGTCCCCAACGAGGTCctgagaagagaaagggaggctTGGAGGCAGAAGAGGAGGCGAAGGGGAGAAGCCAGCCGTGCCCAGCCCCACTCCCGCCACGTCCCTGCCAGTATGGTCCATCTCGGGGGGCCTCCTCCAGCACATATCCATACtcagccccccacacacacacacacgccctggCGCTGCCGTCGAGAGGTGGCAGGGGGGAAGGCAGAGCCAACTCTGCAGGAAAGCCCAGCAGGTGGAGGATGCCAAAGGCTGGCTCTGCGTGCCTGAGGTGCCCGGTTCAGCCTTCCAGGTAAAAAGTATCTTGTGTGGCAATGAGTCCCATACACTAACTCTGTGCGTTAGGAAGAAGCCCAACTCCTCTTCCACTGGGCTGGGTCGTCTTGTGGATTCTAGCTCTATCCAAGAGGGAgaaaacctctccccccccccccccgttccctgtGCCAGGCTTAGTTCAAggtgcctctctctttctctcaccctCCTTacttgtattccccccccccataaagctGCAGATGACAGGACGGTCCCCCAAAAGGTCCCGCTTCCCATCCCATGAGACGGTGCTTTCCTGCCTCTTGTCCTGCTCCGCCTTATCGGCCTGGACTCGATGTGGGGACCTGGGCTGTAAAGGCACCTTCCCAGCATGGCCTCCCCACAGGCAGTGACTGAGAGGGGCGGTTTTATGCGCAGAATTTGCCCTTTATGGAGCCGCCGTGGGGTTCTCCGTGAGCGCCCCACGTTGCTCACGGAGCAAGAAGAAAACGAGGCCCAGGGTGTTCCACCTCTTCTTACCAGGAGGATGTTCTTTTGAGCCCCTTCTTCTGACTCCAGGGCGGACACACACGGCACCTGAAAAAGATCCAGCCAGGCtgagctccggggggggggagcccacaGTGGCCAGGGGGGGTGTTCCTCACTTTCTCTCTGTGCCCAAGTGCGAGTGACGTTTGCAAAGGGGGAGGGCACCAGGAACCcagccctcccctccctccaggcCACGCACCACCCTCCCGAGGGAGCCAGCCTGGGTCTTCTGGAGGGAAAGGCCTGGGGACACAATGTCCAcgcaccacccccacccccacccccaccacgaAATCCCAAGGACTTCActgcctccctgcctggctgGATGCAGTGGGAACGAGGCTTGCAGCCAGAACAGCCGCCCGGCTGCAAAGGGCAAACATCTGCCCCTTTTCTTGgatgcctccctccctctggccCTGGAAAGAAGCTCTTCCGAGGAGGACAAGCCAGCCTTGGCGGGCCTTGTCCTGTGCTCTTCCTTCCCGGGCCCACCAGGAGGGAGAAAGCGCTGGGGAGGCAACGTTTGGCGGAAGCCCGCGGCCACTTACCCCGTGGCGTGTGACCTGCAACACGGGCAGGCAgaggagcagcagctgcagcaccaCTGGGGGTAGGGGGGCCATGTTTGAGTGGTCGGAGCAGGGTGGGGCGAAGGCCTGCtgctggtgggggggagaggagacaaGCCTTGGAGgcaccaggtgtgtgtgtgggggggtgtccccTCTGAAGAAGCCCCAGCCTCTCCAGGGAGGGCCAGTGGTGGGAAGCagaggaagaccccccccccacacacacacacacacacacacacgtgtgtacAATCCTCCCCGGCCACCATGGAGCCCCAGCTTGCCCTTTGTGAGTTTAGGCTGCCCCCCAAAAGACCAGgtgccttctctcccccaccccaacccctccGCCAtctcaggcttccctgccctcctcccctcTGCCCTGATCCTCCATTTTCACCTTAGTCCTTGGAGTGGTGGTTCTCCCTTGGCCACCGATGCCTCCACCGCTGCCACCCACTctggctccggggggggggggagcggaagTGGCCCCTGAGCCTCACTAAGACCAACCTGTAGTAGCTGCGCCTCTTTGTGCAACGCTCCCCTCTCTCTGTGGGCAAATATTGACTTTCCACATCTAGTTAAACATTTGTCCGGGAACTGTGGgcccagggtgggtgggtggaacacAGTGGCTACTCCACCTCCCCTGTCttttaaaacataacaaaaccCCAAgaatccccctccctccctggaaTGGAGAAAAGATAAAtggtatattggggggggggcagtcacaGCCTCCAAGAAGCCTGAGCGCCAGTCACTGAAGTGGAGagggggttgtgggttttttttgggggggggactgttcTCCGAATCCCTCTGCCACGCCGTGGCCAGTGTGGTTCTGCTTGCTGGAAGAGGCCGGAGAAGGGAGCTTCTGCAAGCGCTTCTCCTTTGCACCTTCATGGCCGGGCATTTCCTCCGGAAACAGGCGGTGACAGGTTGGGAAAGTGCTGGAAAAGGCTGTCGGTGGCCAGGCCGGGGGAGCCGCCAAAAGCTCTTTATTTGTCCCAGTTCTTTGCTGCCCGGAAGTTGGGGCTGAATGTGGTTTTCAGCTCCCGGGTTACCTTCATGTGGGGGGCACCGTAGCACCCCCGGCTGTGGGCCGCCGGCCTCTCCTCAAGGTTCTCTAGCAAAGGAGAGGCGCCCACCCACCAGCCCTTCCCCAGGTAGCAGGGGTGCTCACTGCCCGAGGGTGGCTGGCCATAGGTGGACAGGCCTTGGGCCCCCATGCATCGGCCCATGTGTTCCCACGGGGGTGCTTGGTCGGCTCCAGGGCCACCTCGGACGGTCAGCAGGAGAGGCCCTCCGTCGCAGGCGGCCAAAGAACACGGGTCCTGCATCGGAGGAGCAGGATGTCTGCTGCCCCCCTTTCCTACGTTGCCATCCACTACCTCTGAAGGcaggcggacggacggacggacggacggacggacggatgggaGGCCCTGCTGCTGGGGAAGTGGAGCAGCCTGGGGGAGGGGGCTGAGGAGCAGCCAGGTCCCTTTGGGGCAGCCTCTCACGGGTCCCTTCGACTTTTTCAGGAAGGCAGTGGCCTGGCTGGGCAGGAGGGTCCTTTGAGGAGAGGAGGGGCTTTTTACCTCCCGGGTCGGCCCTCCAGGCCTTCCCGAGGCTCCTTTGCATGGCAAGTGCCCTTCTGCTCCATCAGCTCCCTGTGAACCCCtgcggtgaggaggaggaggagggcgggggaagaAGCCAGAGGTCAGTGCCGTCTTCTGGTTTTCCATCTTCTTCTTCGGGGCAGACCCCACCACTCCCAGACCCCTCTCCAGGGTCCTCTCACTGTTTTCGCACTCCCTGCGTGGTGCCTGCCTCTTTTCTGTGAGAGAAAGCCAGCAAGGGGAGGCTGCCTGGCCCCACACTCACCTCAGGCCTCTTTTGGGCAACGGACACCTGTGCCTGCTAGCCAGAGGCTGACGTGCCTGGTGTCCAAAGTGGGGTTTTGCACCCCAGCTCGGGTAGAGGGGCAGCAGAccacgtgccccccccccccgtccgtgGCTTGGGCTTCTCCTCCAGCCTCATGTTTCCCTTTGAGCTTTTTTGGTCCTCTGcgtttcccaccccaccccaccccacttaaCACACAGCCCTTCATGGCTGTCCCCTCCACAGGACGCCCTGAGAAACAAAGCAAGCTCCTCCCCcagtttgcccccccccaagagacaCCCCTCAGAAGCTTCAGAGTGTTTATTAGCATAATTGTATACGTTATATCATCTATTGCCATCGGTTTGTCATCCAGGAGTATTTCCTCCTGAACCCAGGAAAGAAGACATAAGTGCTTCCATATTTGAACCTCTCCCTGTCCCACCCTCTTACAGAAGGGGACAAGACCCTCCCCAGGGGAGCACTGAAGAGGGGACGTGCTCCCCAGAACATTAAAGGACAGGAccgctgggggggggagaggaggagtgTCCCTACTCTGGAACAGATGCCTTGGGGAAATTCCCCAGGGTTCCCAAAAAGAGTGAGGCACATAAGGTGATTGGGGGGGGGTCAGGACCTTTGGCTGCCCAGCAGCCCTCTTAGGGGCAAAGGGGAGGAGGCtccctgctccttccccctcagTCCCAGGCAATGCCTAGTCTCCTGCCTCCCTCGCAACGCAAAAGGGGACTCCCTCGGCTCGCCAGCATCCCTGGGAAGAAAAGCCTCAAGCCAGGAGCCGGACGGTGCCGTTGTCCGACCCCAGGAGGAGGTGGCACTTTGTGGGCAGGACAGCTAGGCTGGTGAGGGTCCCTCGGAAGTTCTCTGAGCTCAGCTTGGTGACGCTGGGGGGCAGCGGGTCCTGAAGGGCATAGACGCCGATCCGGTTGGCCACGGTGCTGGCCACCATCTCGCTGCCGTAGAGGTCGAAGGCGTGGACCGGCTCCGAGGCCGACCTGTAGCTCTGCAGGGGCTTCTGCTCTAGTTCCTTCCAGACGGTCAAGGTGTGGTCCGAGGAGGAGCTGATGAGAAGGTTGCCCTCCGTGGCctgaggggggaagggggggcatgtgttagagggagagggagggacacTCCGCCTGCCCCACGGGAGCCCTAGCAGTCGGCAGAGGGTCCTCCAGGAAACCTGCTGGGCTGCAGACCAGCGGAGGCCACGTGCGCCGCTCCCCAAGCGGCCTGAGCCCACAGATGCTCAGTGGGGAGGAAAAAGGCTCTCTGGACATGCCTCAAAGCCCCCGTGGCAGGTCCCTGGGGCTTTTGGTACCTTTCTCAGGATAGGTTCGGCTTTGTGGTGGCCCCAACCCTAGCCAAGGTGGGCTGGGCCGCCTGCAGGGCGTGTGGTTCTCTGACCCTGGCACTTCGCCCATGGCCAAAGCAGAGCCACCTCTGCCCCATGGCCAGAACAGGGAAGAAGCTCACTGTCACGATGGGCAGTTGGTGTGCCCTCCACGCACACACCCCATGCCCAGGTATGGGATCCTTTTAGGATGGTGGTGTGTGTCTTTTGAAGGAGAATTGCCCACGTCCAGCTGGGACGTGGAGCCTTGATCCGTGGCCAAGGGCCTCCCATGAGCAGGACAAGTGTGAGCGGTCCTGGGTGAAGGACACGGGGAGCAGCCCCTTGCCCCGCTCAGGGGCAGGCAAACACGGAGAAGGGTTACTCATTAGGACCGCCAGCCACCGCAGTGCACACATGTGCCCCCCTTGCCCGCCCCTGTCATGGGAGACCTTTGCCCCCCCCACCCACGCCCGGGCATCTGCTGGCTCACCAAAcagatttccaaagaaaaagCCCCACACAGGCCAGTCTCAGctgcccacagcagcagcagcagcatccactTAGGGGGTGACTCGCTTCGAGTCCTCCCTCGTGGGGCTACAGCCTTTCCCTTGGTTTTTAAGCCAAAGGTGTGCTACACTGACCAAGTACGTATTTTGAAAGTCTAGGGAAAGAACcctgctcagaggcagcccccccacccccaccccccggctgTACCTTCGGAAGAGGACAGTAGGGTTTTATCCAAAGAGCCTCACTGCTGTTAGAGGTCAAGTGGAGAAGTTAAGCGAGGCTTCAAGATCCTAATGGACCCGTGGtgttgctggaagggacctcaggGCTCCCCCAGGCCAGCCCCCAGCCGGAGGAGCGGATGAGGCCTCAGAGACACGCCATTTGAGCTCCTCGGTCCGCCTGGCCCAGCCGGGCTCCTCACCTTGACCTGCAAGATGTCCCCCTCATGCGCAGGCCACCCTCTCAAGACGAGGCCCGTCCTGGTATCCAGCAGGACCATGAAGCCGGAGGAGAAGCCAGCCACGATGCTCCGCCCGCTGGGACTGACGGCCAGGCAGCGGATGAGGCCGGCGTTCGTCCCGCTGGCCAGCCGGAATTCGTGCTGTGggcaggaagagagaagagggtggctgggaggggggggactgcctgcctgcccctggccctcttcctccttcccaacCTTGCCTCCCTGCGGCAGATGGGTCAGACCTGCCAGGCGGGGCCGCTCTCCCGTGGAGCTGGGAGAAGACACGTCTCTTCAGACCCTTGTCAGCCGGCAACCCTGACGTGGTCACCCATCCGGACAGATGGTGTTTCATGGcaaactggggatttgaacctgggtttgCCACAGCGTGACAATGCTACTCAGCTTGGAACTGAACCTGGGGCCTTTGGCAGACCGAGGGGAGGCCCTCTCTCCCACTGAGCTGGAACCCGGCCCTTCACGGCTGGAGCCCACAGAACCACCAAATACCTGCAGCCCCGCCTTCCGGTAGTCAACGAAGCGCAGCACAGAGTCAGCGTTGGCCATGCAGATGCTGCCGTACGGGGCGGGCATGGCGCTCACGGCGGTGATGGGCACTTTGGAATCCGGCGGCTCAAAAACACGGACGACTCTGCCTGTAGAGGAGGGCCAAACaccgcacccccacccccagggagaCTCGTGAGCACGTTGCACCAGGAGACGCGGCTGCCCTCTCACTTCTAGGCTCCAGCCGCCTGAACCGTAAAGCCCCATGATGGTGTTTGCCCAGCAGATCAGCTCCCCCTGCCCCCTCAGCCCCCTTCAGCCGCCTCCTGGCCACATTGCTCTTCTCTGCTCACCTCCAGAGACACGGCGCATTCCCCTCTGGGCTTCTGGACCAGGAGATGGGGGCCACGGGGGCTTCTTTGTGTGGGCTTGAAGGAAGACCGAACTCCCCACCCTCACCTACACAGGTCCACACAAGGCCTCATGCTCTACACCTCTTTCTGGAGAGAGGAAGGTCCATCCTGGCCTgtccccctcctgcctccctgtgggCCCAGCTGGGTGTTTCCGCTGCTGCCTTCGGCAGGCCTGACTTACCTGTGAGAGGGTCCCAGACGTGGACGGTGCTGTCGCAACTGACCACGTGCTGCGGTGCTTCCAGCATGCCGACGTAGAAGACCGACTTCTTGTGCTGAGCGTAGGTCAGGCGGGGCTCCGTCTCATGGGTTCCGTCCCCCTGGTTGTAGAGGGGCCAGAGGCGCACGGTTTTGTCCTTGCTGCCGCTCAGGAAGAAGTCCTCCCCGCTGAGGGGGGCCACGCACTTGATGGCTCCCCCGTGGCCCACGAAGCTCTGCAGCTTGATCTGGTGGAAGTGGAAGCGGGCGTCGTGCTGGCTGACCCCGATCTCGTACTGCCAGTAGGCCAGCCAATTCCCACACAGGAGGTGGGGGCTGCGCAGGAGGTCTTGCTTCAAAGCATTCCCCTCCCAGCTCTCTGGGGTAGGGCAGAAGCCGCTCAGACTGCCAGAGACCTCCTGCCGGGCGGCCGCGGGCACCTGGATCCGGTTGCCCACCAGCACGCTCCCAAACGTGCCCGAGTGCGTGTCCTCCGAAGGGCCCGACGGCGCCTCTGTGCCCAGCGCGTCTTGCTCTGAGGAAGGCCGGCTGCCTGAGCCGGCTGCGTCCAGGGCCCGAGGGGTCACGCTGTCCAGGTGAAGAGCTGCCAGCTGGCCCACTGCGGTGTGGTTTGGGATAAGAGCATGGATAACGTCACCTGTGGGGGGGGTTAAAAACAGCCTGTTTGGGCCTGGAGGCACAGCAAGCAAAGCCCAGTGgctcagggtccccccccccccgctaagcACAGCCAAGTCAAGGCATAAGAAACGCTGCCACACTGGGGGCTTTTTAGCTGAGAGTGGGGGGAGGGATGTGCAGCCCAGTAGGTTTTGCAAGATTGTGACACACATCATCCTCCATCACGGGCCAAGCCGGCTGGGGCCGCTGGCACTTGATATCTGACAGCATCTGGCAGGGTAACTGTTCCCCATTCCTGATCAGTTTGTGTTTTGTACTGCAGAGTGATAGAAGCCAACAAAATTatggacagaaaaaaattaagcaaggGGTCTTGGATATTAGAGCTCAGGGTTACCAAGTCAAATCAACAGACAGGGGGGAAAACAGGATAGTTCCCCACAACAAAATTAAGGTATGCAATTCCCTAGTTGGTGAACAAGCTGAGCTGTTTTTCTGGGGACAAGAGAAACTccagaaggggaagaaagaaagaaatccatggCTTATTGCCAGGTCCGTGGTAAACCCACtggcttttttcttccctttctggaAGCAGTAAAAGCTGAAATAAGTGGGGGGGAAAGCCATTTATGAGGTAGT includes the following:
- the SERPINF2 gene encoding alpha-2-antiplasmin; the encoded protein is MAPLPPVVLQLLLLCLPVLQVTRHGVPCVSALESEEGAQKNILLDLVGDEPAEKDLILPSPEPLQAAAAAPGLEPEPQENMLGSVGLPPNVSSEAPTAGGEASAAANGTPDGQGLPQNSSEAVEGVPGGTGCDRDIPPERMAQIAQGMLRLGTDLLKEMELEDPHGNLFFSPLSVSLALAHLSLGAANQTEKQLLGALHAESVPCLHQALRRISQHLRNTALSLAGRLYLKKGFPIKETFLEDSERFYGAKPATLSGNTEADLKAINNWVKEATNGQIPSMLSELPASVVMVLLNAVHFRGFWKTKFDPLLTELSTFHLDEEFMVSVEMMKARVYPLSWFTVDSLDVQVARFPFKGNTSFVAIVPNHFERNFSQLLGQLHRADLRHPFPKEKPTLVKMPKLHLRYHLDLQQALSHLGLGELFSAPNFRPIAEGPLFVSSIQHQAALELTEAGVEASAATSVAMSRSLSAFHLNRPFSFFIFDDVSGIPLFLGTIRNPNPSAPQQRKMEDCAPADSRESSQPCATDSEKP